CTCAGCACGGGGCAGCAGGACCAGCAGCTCCTCCCGGCTCTCCCACAGCTGGGCTCGCAGTGCCCCAGTactgctccctgctccccaaAGCTGCATTGGGATGGGAGAGtctgggggctggggggtctTACTGCTTGGCTTTATGGAGCCTGGAGTTGGGCAGAGCCTGTACCTGCTGCGGTGCAGATGGACCCACTGCCTGGCAAGCTCAGCTGTGGCCAGGCTCTGGTGGAAGATATCAGGGAGCAGCCGCAGGACCTTCACCACCGGCCCTGCATTGGCAAAGCCACGCAGGTCACACAGGCTGCAGGGGCTGAACACCCGCTCGTGGAGCGTCCCTCCACgcagcagcagtgcccagtTGCGACGGTGGGTGAAGAGGAGCGTGGCCAGGTGTGGGATGGAGGCTGGGGGGTGCAGCTCCTCATGCACATACAGATGCTCACACAGCCGGAACACCACCCTCGTGTCAAACCTCTCCTTCATGGCTCGCAGGTGCTGCAGGTAAGAGCCCAGCCAGCTCACGTAGCCACACACATCAGGGCTTGGCGAGCCGGGCAGGTGCTTGGAAAACTGCTCCAGGTCCTCCCAGCTGTCCAGCCTCCCTGAGGGGCTGTGcggcagcaccagcagcagcactttgtaCAGGGAATGCAGGTCAAAGCcgtgctggcactgctgcacgTGCCCCACAAAGGCATCGATTTCACCTTCAAGGGCAGAGTAAAGGGCCTCCATAGGGGCGGAGGGCTGGCAGCCAGGATCAGAGCTCATCTGGAGGGCTGGAACCGCAGCGATACACCCTGCAGGGGGAGCAGTTGGGTGCCTgtgccccagcccagcccagggGGATGCTCTGGGATGGGACAGACGTCCTCCTGCTCCTTGCAAGTTGCTCAGTTATGTCTACATTCTGACTTGCAGCTTCTCCTGCCTCTGCTGCCTATACAAAAATAAGCTGCCAGCTTTGCTTGTCTGGAGAAATCCTAAAAATAGGAAGCCCGTTCCCCAAATTATCAGTCGTATTATTTTAAACCATTGTGTGTTTATAGAAACTATTTGGTTTTCTGTCTTTGCCACCTGTGTCCAAGTATGCTCAAGCTATTTTCTCAGTTAGCCAtgtttgctctctgcagccagGAGGGGCTGGCACATCTCTGCTGGGAGACAGCGCTGGCAATGCTCCCATGGCTACACAGATGGGAAGTTAAGAACATTGATGGCCAAGACCAGCTCCATGGCAAACCTGGGGGTCTATGCCACTGACAGGTTTCCCCTTCCTCTGTATCTCTGTCTGTTCTTGCCTGAGCCCAGCTGTCTGCTTTCCAGCCCCTCAAACTTTAGAAAAGTAAATTCAAACATCACAACAAGTGAATCACACTTCACTTGGACTCCATAcattcctgctgcagccccagcccccccGCTCTGCCCCTTTCTGCCCTCCATGCACTGAAATAAGGCACTCACCAGCTCAGGGAAATGCTctgagggaggagaaagggcCGAGCTGCAGGTACCTGGACACGGACACAAACCTCCCTCCCCATGGGAACAGCAGGCTCAGACCTGCCCCAGCCTTACAGAGCTGGTTGCCATCCCCCAGACCTCAGCCGTGACTTTGGGTGCTGGCAGGGTGACATCTCCCTTCTTGTGCAGCCAGGGACAAAGGCCAGATTGGTCTGGCCGGAGTGATGCCCGCAGCTGGCTGATACCCTTCTGAAGCACGAGctacactgcagtgctgtgtgtgagcacagcccCGCTCACACGCGTGGTCTAGGCTGTTTGTAACGGAGCCATCTGTGAGCTCATGGCACACACACCATTAATAGCGAGGTCTGGGTCAAACAAAAGCAGGGCAGGCGTAATGGGAGAGGAAATTAGGTGGATGTGCTCGGCTGGCCTCATCCCTGCGTGCTCCTACTGTAATTACAGCCCTGAGCGGCTCAGCTCCTCCATTCAGTGATCtcatcagcagagctgcatttctCCTAGCCCAGCTGTGCAAACCACACTTTGGCCCCTCAGAAACATGCACCAGTGTGATGGGAGCAGGGGCAGGGACCTCAGCCGGGACATGCAAGAGAATATCAGGATGGGTGAATAGGACCGGGGGCCCTAtctgcaggaaggcagctgcTTAGGGACTCGGTCTGCCCAGCACCGCCATGGGAGCAGGAGAAGCACAGCTCACACTCCTTGGGTACAGCCAGGGGAGGTGCCCCTGACACCACTCTAGTGCTCTCTGGGGGAGCAGGTGCTGCACTGCTCCATGTTGCCCTGTGAGAGCCACTCTAGGCGGCCTTAATCACATTCCTCCGGAGCAGGGACACATCTGGCACGAACATGATCCTGTCCCCAGGGAGCCTGGGCTGATTCCTGATACGCAGCCCCCCTCCCCCGGCAGCTCTTTCATGAGGCTTTGATCACCACCATCCTCACCTtgctggggacagggatggtTCGTGGGAAGGAGGAACTGCCCGGCTCTGAGGAGCCGCCAGGGAGATGCTGCCAGCCGTGTGCCAGGCCCGTGGCAAAGGGAAGCAGGATGTGCCTGGTGTCCAGAAGGAATTCCTGCCCCTGTGTCCCCGCCGGCTGCCCAGCCAGCAGGAAGCTGACTCACAGCCTGCTGTGCATCCAGCCCTCCTGGTGAGCAGCACCTAGCAGAGACAGGAGTCTGCAGGGGGGCTGTATGGATGCAGGGAGACGGCTGGGGAGGAACAGCCGATGACAAACTCACGGCCACAGAGGGGACAGTCAAGGACAGCGCCGCGTTGATGTAATCCCCTCCGCTAGCAGGGTAATTGGCCTTGCGGATAGGAGCATTAGATGGGAGATAAGGACCGGAGCTGAGCGGCTGGCAAAGCCTTGTGCCATGTTTTCCTAAGACAGGGAATGAAGTGCTGACTAAGCTAATCCAGCACCGGTACGGAACTCAAACAATTTTGTGATTCCATGCTCACGccttgggggtgggggaggcTCTACAGCGAACTGCTGTCGAAGTGAAAGGCGTCCTGACAGCCACTGACTCGTTGGGAAACCAGGTGGAGCAGAGTGGTGGGGGCGGTTGGCATTCCCATCAGCCTCACCACGTTCCCTATAACATCCGACATCTGTCTGCCCGCAGCGCTGTCCCCTCAATCCCCACGCCCCGCCGCCGTGCCCGCTGCCCATAGAGGGGGGCGGGGGGCCGGCCGGGCCGCTCCCAGCTGCTTGCGGGGCGGAGCCAGCAGCACGGCGCGGTGCCGGCGAGCGGTACCGGCGGAACGCGGCCAGCCCAGCCCGGCGATGCGGCGTTGAGAGCCTCTCCGTGCCGCCGATGGACGCCTCGCTCCGCCAGGTGGGGGCTCCGGGCGGGCAGGGCGGTGGTGGGGCCGGGGCTCGGCGGGGAGGAGGATGCTGCTCTGACCGTATCGAGGGAGCCCAAGTTTCACTTTTTCTCTGGCTCTCGGGTTTGGTCGCCCAGCGCCGCCCGGTCCCGGTGTGCCGAGGGCCGGCTGTGCGGAGAGAGCCGGAGCCCCAACGCGATGCGCTGTTACCGGCCGTTCTCGCCTAGGGCTCCTTGCAGGAGCGGGGAGAGGATTTGTCGCATGATAGTCATGGCTGCCCAGATACGCTCGCGTGCTGCTTTAATCCCCTGGAGCGACCGAAGGGTCCGGAGCCTGCCGCTGCCTGCGTGTGCGTGTCACGGCTCGGCTGCGGGTCAGAGCCCGCTGAGGGATCGGGAAGGCgtgagaagggagggagagtCCGCCTCCATCCTCGACCTCGCTGTGCCGCTGCCGGTCACCGTGTTACGGCTGCTCTGCTGCCGCGCCGGTACCCGGCATCGCcgggctgctctgctgtgcgTGGGGCATCGCGCCTTCTGCCCTAACGCACGTGTCCGGCGCCGTGTGTGCCCCAGGCCTCCCCGaatcctccctccttctctcctcgTTATGTTTCCAGCccagcctggtgctgctttCGGTCGCGGCATCGTGCAGCCCATGCTGGTCCAGTGGTCCATGGGGTGATGGAACCATCCTGGGCTCTGCCGCTGAACCTCGCGTTAAGTCCGGGGCCCTCAGACACCCTCCTCCGGCTCCCGTTGGTTTGCAAGCCGTTAAACCCAGCGTCtgccaccccccccctcccccttcctctgGGTGCACGGGGAATGGGCAGCCCCTGGGGAGCAGCTAATGGACTGGGGCCGCCCCATCCCCCAGGAAGCAGCGCCCTTATCGGAGCAGCTGTTTGCCCAGATCGGGGATGGTAGGAGTGGCTGCTCCGGGCTGCACGGCGGGGACTGCCCCCGGGCCGgcacagcagtgcccagctcATTGCAGCCATTAACTGATTAACCTGCTGCTCTGGCAGCCGGAGCTTCCTGCATCTAATCAGATGGAGGCCAGGTTTCCCAAAGGGCCATTTCACCAGATTCTTTATGCCCACCCCTCGGTCGTGGCCTTTTGCAGCAGGAATAGTCACTAAGGTGCCTGAACGTGCCTGATGGAAATGGGAGACAGGAGGGGGCCCAGGTGGCTGGGGCTGGAGAACCAGGACAAGCACGTGTGGGAGAGCCTCgagctttgctttgcaggaggGGCAGTGAAGGCAGGGAATGCTCGGCATGCACTGCACCCCGgctgctcttccttcttctccatGGGGGGCTCTTGGTGGGAGGGCAATGCCTGAGCAGAAGGGAGTTGCTCCAcctcttgctgctgcagcaggagccaaGATCATCCCAAGGGATGCATGTCATCCTTCACAGTGAGCAGCTTAAAGCCAGCATGCAGCTGGCCTTGCTTTAGCAGGCTCCCATCCTGCACTCACAGCATTAAGATAGCAGCTCAGCCACATGGTTGGGGGCCAGGGTTAGATGGGGATGCTCTAACTTCCCTATCTCCTTCCTCCCTTGGCATGGTGGAAACCAAGGGAactctttttctctgaagtttatCTATGATAATTGGCTCGATGTTGGCTCAGTCTGCTTCTCCTGGCTGTGCCTATGCAGGGGTCCATGCCCATGCCCCACTGGCTGTGTCCTgtctgctgctgcccatcctaTGCCAGACAGGGAGGGGCAGCCCCAGAGTCAAGGGCTGTGGCTGGCGGGTGGTGGTTTCCCTGCATGTCTGGCAGGATGTGGGTGACACAGAGGATGTGACTCGCTCTCCAGTATTCCCCGAGGAGCAGGAATGCCATGATTGGGGTTAGAGGGGACgctgctcccatcccatctcTGCCTGTGCCTTGGCTGGAGGGACCAGAAGCATGGCCCTACATCCATCTGGGCTTCACAAGGTGGGGTTCCTGAAGGGGTAGTGGGTGCAGGCAACCTGGAGGATCCTTCCATAGACTCATGCAATGAGGAAAATGGTTTGTCTGCCTTTGGTGACACTGAGCACAAGCGATGTGCTGTCTTTCCAGATAACAGTGAGCTGAGTGCCCGTGTGTTAACTACTGTTGGCTTCAGAAAATGCCGGGTAGGAAAGGAGTGGTGCATAGGGCATCGTCTTCAGCAGGGGGCTGCTGCGTGGGGGGATTCCCACTGTTCTCCTCCGAGGACTGCAGGCTGCGCTGCTTTTCTCAATGGCCTCTGTGCGGTTCAGCGAGAAAGTTGTGATCTCCTAGAAAAGAGGATCTTGAGAgactgggaagggaaggagaaatgcTGACCATTATGTAGGTAATGTTCAAGGTCAATGAGAGAATGT
This genomic window from Coturnix japonica isolate 7356 chromosome 7, Coturnix japonica 2.1, whole genome shotgun sequence contains:
- the LOC107316904 gene encoding uncharacterized protein LOC107316904 translates to MSSDPGCQPSAPMEALYSALEGEIDAFVGHVQQCQHGFDLHSLYKVLLLVLPHSPSGRLDSWEDLEQFSKHLPGSPSPDVCGYVSWLGSYLQHLRAMKERFDTRVVFRLCEHLYVHEELHPPASIPHLATLLFTHRRNWALLLRGGTLHERVFSPCSLCDLRGFANAGPVVKVLRLLPDIFHQSLATAELARQWVHLHRSRYRLCPTPGSIKPSSKTPQPPDSPIPMQLWGAGSSTGALRAQLWESREELLVLLPRAERAAALHTQIRSVTQRIRALRLQLQCQGMEPGYVGRGGCAPPAAPVEELQKHLELEEYHRGILVADWLLELEVRPVLVHRIDAVQQRCQHLERMLWGRELAVPQREQPRSRMTTIPAQPPATYPMPAGKPGPRSSQQH